The following nucleotide sequence is from Streptomyces brevispora.
GCGCCATCGAACCCGTCAGATGCTGCCCCGCCGCGACCGGCGCCACCGCGGCCCCGATATCCGGCAGATCACGGACGAGCGGCTCCAACTCCCCATGCGTGCGGGCCTTGTAGGTGGCATCGAGGCGCTGGTCGAACTCCTCCATCCCCAGCCGCCCCTCGGCCACCGCCTCGCGCAGGATCTCGGCAATACGTTCACGCTCGGCGTCGGAGGCACGCATGTCCGGAAGTTCACTAGTCATACCGCGCAGCTTATTGAACGCTAGCGCTTCCGTCACCGATCACATGCCCGCAGCCGACGCGTACATCTTCGCGATCACGGCCTCGATGTCCGGCTCCCGCACCGAAAGATCCACCAACGGATACTCCGCGGCGATCCGCGCCACCAACGGCGCCGCCGACGCGGACGCCGGGAACGCCAGCCACTGCCGCGGCCCCTCCACCTTCACCGTACGCACCGCCAGATCCGACTCCAGCCGGATCGGCGGGAGTTCACGCTCCAGATCCACCACCAGCATCCGCTCACTCTCCCCCACCTCATGCAGACCCGACAGCGCCCCGTCATACATCAGACGGCCGTGATCGATCACCATCACCCGCGAGCACAGCTGCTCGATGTCCGTCAGATCATGGGTCGTGAGCAGCACCGTCGTACCACGCTCCGCGTTCAAGTCCCGCAAAAAACCACGCACCTTGGCCTTCGACACCACATCGAGGCCGATCGTCGGCTCATCCAGGTACAGCACCTCCGGATCGTGCAGCAACGCCGCCGCGATATCACCGCGCATCCGCTGCCCCAACGACAGCTGCCGAACCGGAACATCCAACAACTCACCCAGGTCCAGGAGTTCGACACAACGGTCCATGTTGGCCCGGAAGCGGGCGTCGGGAACCCGGTACATCCGGTGAACCAGACGGTACGAGTCACGCAGCGGCAGGTCCCACCAGAGCGTGGTGCGCTGCCCGAAGACCACACCGATCCGGTGCGCCAGCCTCGTACGCTCCCGCGAGGGATCGATGCCCGCCACCCGCAGCGAACCACCGCTCGGGGTGAGAATGCCCGTCAGCATCTTGATCGTCGTCGACTTCCCCGCCCCGTTCGGGCCGATGTAGCCGACCATCTCGCCACGCGCCACCCGGAAACTGATGCCGTCCACCGCCCGCACCTCACGGCGCTCGCTGCGCATGAAGCCCGTCCGGCGACGCACGTCGAAGACCTTCTCCAGCCCGTCCAGTTCGATGAAGCCGGCATCAACGCCGCCGCCGGCGCCCGGACCGGCTCCGGATTCCGCACCGGTCCCGACGCCCGGACCGGCTCCGGTCTCCGCACCGGTCCCGACGCCCGCCTCAACACCCGTTTCCGCGCCCATGTCCCACGCCTCGCCTCGCTCGGTATCCGTATCCGTATCCGTATCCGTATCCGTCAACTTCCCGTACTCCGGTACGCCCGCAGGCCCGCACGCCAGGCCAGACCGGCGGCCACCCAGCACAGGCCCGCCACCACCGGCGGCAGGAACGCCACCCAGTCCGGCAGACCCAGCGGATAGTCCCGGCCCAGCACGTACAGCGCCGGCAACCAGTTCACGAAGGCCAGCGGCACGACGAACGTCACCCCACGCACCAGATCCTTCGCGAAGATCGTCGGCGGGTACTGAAGCAGCGTGTTGCCCCCGTACGTGAAGGAGTTCTGCACCTCCGAGGCGTCCTGCGCGAAGAACTGGAACGCCGCCCCGGCCACGAACACCGCCGCGAAGATCGCCGCCCCGCTCAACAGCATCAGCGGCACCATCACCACCTTCAGCGCCGTCCACCCGATGTCCAGGGTCACCAACGCATACCCGAGCACCAGCAACCCCTGCGAGATCCGCCCCAGCCTCCGCAACGCGAACCGGTCCGCCGCCACCTGCGCGAGCACCGGAACCGGCCGCACCAGCAACGTGTCCAACGTCCCGTCCCGCACCCGCCGCCCCAGCCGGTCCATCGAACCCATCGCCAGATCGGCCAGCCCGAACGCCGTGCCCGACACCCCGTACAACAACGCGATCTCCGGCAGCGTGTAACCACCCAGCACGTCCACGTGCGAGAACATCAGCATGATCGCGACGAAATCGAACGCCGTCGCCGCGAAGTTACCCACCGCCGTCATCACGAACGACGCCCGGTACGCCATCGTCGAGCGCAGCCACATCGCC
It contains:
- a CDS encoding ABC transporter ATP-binding protein, translated to MGAETGVEAGVGTGAETGAGPGVGTGAESGAGPGAGGGVDAGFIELDGLEKVFDVRRRTGFMRSERREVRAVDGISFRVARGEMVGYIGPNGAGKSTTIKMLTGILTPSGGSLRVAGIDPSRERTRLAHRIGVVFGQRTTLWWDLPLRDSYRLVHRMYRVPDARFRANMDRCVELLDLGELLDVPVRQLSLGQRMRGDIAAALLHDPEVLYLDEPTIGLDVVSKAKVRGFLRDLNAERGTTVLLTTHDLTDIEQLCSRVMVIDHGRLMYDGALSGLHEVGESERMLVVDLERELPPIRLESDLAVRTVKVEGPRQWLAFPASASAAPLVARIAAEYPLVDLSVREPDIEAVIAKMYASAAGM
- a CDS encoding ABC transporter permease; this encodes MAEVVDVAVAEGSAVVFASRSRLVEGVRAYGLIAAMWLRSTMAYRASFVMTAVGNFAATAFDFVAIMLMFSHVDVLGGYTLPEIALLYGVSGTAFGLADLAMGSMDRLGRRVRDGTLDTLLVRPVPVLAQVAADRFALRRLGRISQGLLVLGYALVTLDIGWTALKVVMVPLMLLSGAAIFAAVFVAGAAFQFFAQDASEVQNSFTYGGNTLLQYPPTIFAKDLVRGVTFVVPLAFVNWLPALYVLGRDYPLGLPDWVAFLPPVVAGLCWVAAGLAWRAGLRAYRSTGS